A region from the Vicia villosa cultivar HV-30 ecotype Madison, WI linkage group LG3, Vvil1.0, whole genome shotgun sequence genome encodes:
- the LOC131662596 gene encoding uncharacterized protein LOC131662596, with product MEVSCKILRKSIHTFLQNYQNFTTKASLLALPFSASILLSQALVPLSSSLFPQIYNHLKTLFYAAGFPSSHLFTILNLKVSQTITSSIFTFPFTLTFFLIAKAFIIQALNKSEKYSQSSSYDNYKPILHTYFYNTFFILSANATTFCLLFLAFSFSEGLGNSSRSLTLFLSAAAVVFFSVILANVLVMCNMALTVSGMEGRGGYMAILKACILLRGKTTMALFLALPVNVGLAAIEALFQFRVVRGYYTGENSWFFLVLEGIFIAYMYSIFIIIDTIVSCMFYKSCKIRESWIDKEDKHFLRIEFIGEENYYGCLGVKNFQELP from the coding sequence ATGGAAGTCTCATGCAAAATCCTAAGAAAATCAATTCACACTTTTCTTCAAAACTATCAAAATTTCACCACAAAAGCATCACTCCTAGCCTTACCATTCTCAGCATCAATACTTCTCTCACAAGCATTAGTCCCTTTATCTTCATCACTCTTTCCTCAAATATACAATCATCTTAAAACTCTCTTTTATGCTGCAGGCTTTCCCTCATCACACTTGTTCACTATTCTCAACCTTAAAGTTTCTCAAACAATCACTTCCTCAATCTTCACCTTTCCTTTCACTCTCACCTTTTTCCTCATTGCAAAAGCATTCATAATTCAAGCTTTGAATAAGAGCGAAAAATATTCGCAATCTTCGTCCTATGATAATTATAAACCAATCCTTCACACGTATTTCTACAAcactttcttcattctttctgcGAACGCGACTACTTTTTGCCTCCTTTTTCTCGCCTTTAGTTTCTCTGAAGGGCTAGGAAACTCTTCGCGGAGTTTGACCCTTTTTCTATCGGCTGCAGCTGTGGTTTTCTTCTCGGTGATCCTTGCAAATGTGCTCGTGATGTGCAATATGGCGCTCACGGTGTCTGGTATGGAGGGACGTGGAGGATATATGGCGATTCTGAAAGCGTGTATTCTTCTAAGGGGGAAGACGACGATGGCTTTGTTCTTGGCATTACCTGTCAATGTAGGATTGGCTGCCATTGAAGCCTTGTTTCAGTTTCGGGTCGTGAGAGGATATTATACCGGAGAAAATTCATGGTTTTTCTTAGTTTTGGAGGGTATTTTCATTGCTTATATGTACTCGATTTTCATCATCATTGATACTATTGTGAGTTGCATGTTTTACAAAAGCTGCAAAATAAGAGAATCATGGATTGATAAGGAAGACAAACATTTTTTGAGGATTGAATTCATTGGGGAGGAGAATTATTATGGTTGCTTGGGAGTCAAGAATTTCCAAGAACTTCCTTGA